The Plasmodium cynomolgi strain B DNA, chromosome 13, whole genome shotgun sequence DNA segment ggaaataaaaaatatgttgtcAAAATTCCCGTTGCTCATAAATTCCTTGGCCCGCGCATTGGCCCACTTATTGTTTGTGCATAAGTCTACTTTGTTCAGGACGAGTATGACCGGCGGGACCAACTTTTGCTGTTCCCATTCACCATTCGGCGTGTTCTTACTGTCTACATCATTGTTGTACgattcaataatttttttcctgtttttaaGTAAGTTTTCTTTGACACTTTTGTCGCTATACTTGGCCTCTTTTTCCATTGCGGTGGAGAAGTACTCTACgaatttttgcacattttttgggGAATTTTCGTAAAGTTCTTCATTAGTGGAGCCGCTATTCAAATCGCTTTGCGGTTTTCCCTTCCATTCGAAATGTTCCTCCTGCTCATTGTCTTCACTGGGATGGTTAAAGCTGTAGTGCTCCGTTTCCCCCTCATCTTCGCTCCCACTGCTGTATGCTTCTACCTTTTTGGGTGCTAGCATTCGTATTATGTTGAGCACGTCATGTGTTGGCCTCTTCACAGTGTCCGCAATAAATAAAACCAAGTCTGCTTCCTCATACCCCTTCCATGCATAACTCACTAATTCTTtacaaaacttttttttcttatgtgACGGGACAATACCAGGTGAATCGATAAAAATTAGCTGAACGTTGTCTTTTGTGTATATTCCTTTTATGTCCTGTCTGGTGGTATTAATTTTTGGCGAAACTGCTGAAATcgttttattcaaaatggaatttAGGAGAGAGCTTTTCCCTGCATTGGGGGCCCCAATTAGTGCCACTTTTAGAAATTTCGGATTTGCCGGCTGTTCTGGTATCTTCCACATATTCATGTAGGCACTTTTAGGTATAACTCCTCTAGTTATATTTGGGGGGTAATATGTGCTTGCGCCTTTTTCACTGGCCTTTCTTTCCTCTCCATTTCTGGCCCCTTCACCTTTGATCCCTTCATTTTTCGCCTCCTTAATTTTCAACTCGTGCGACAGCGGCTTCGCCCTTATGTATctttccaaaatggagaaattcCGCGAACTGAAAAGTGGGGTACATTTGGGCTTCGTATTTAGTGGGCCAAATAGGTACCCTGCACATTTCAGCATTTTGATTTGTACACACTGGGGGGGGGGACATGCACAACCTGTGTGCGTTCATTTGGTGGTTTCTTTTATTTGGGGGAGGCCACCGGACG contains these protein-coding regions:
- a CDS encoding small GTP-binding protein domain containing protein (putative), translated to SRNFSILERYIRAKPLSHELKIKEAKNEGIKGEGARNGEERKASEKGASTYYPPNITRGVIPKSAYMNMWKIPEQPANPKFLKVALIGAPNAGKSSLLNSILNKTISAVSPKINTTRQDIKGIYTKDNVQLIFIDSPGIVPSHKKKKFCKELVSYAWKGYEEADLVLFIADTVKRPTHDVLNIIRMLAPKKVEAYSSGSEDEGETEHYSFNHPSEDNEQEEHFEWKGKPQSDLNSGSTNEELYENSPKNVQKFVEYFSTAMEKEAKYSDKSVKENLLKNRKKIIESYNNDVDSKNTPNGEWEQQKLVPPVILVLNKVDLCTNNKWANARAKEFMSNGNFDNIFFISAKYNKGVEELLDYIAKFKAKNQFWVYPKDSNTTLTKVQVVEQLINTYLYCWFNKDVPYKIKHNMLSWCVNLNNSLIIEYQIVVKSQKVAKMICGVHNKLIINMRRNVSYKLTQLWGQNVYVHIHVKSVST